The segment CGACCGCCTGGGCCGCTTCGCTTTCCTGCAGCACGACCTCGATTTTGATCTTGGGGAGAAAATCCACTGTGTACTCACTGCCGCGGTAAATCTCGGTATGGCCTTTCTGGCGCCCGAAACCTTTCACTTCACTGATGGTCATCCCTTCGATGCCCACGCTGGAGAGGGCTTCCTTGACATCATCCAGCTTGAAAGGCTTGATAATCGCTTCGATTTTCTTCACGTCCGGAGTTTTTCGGGGCGGATAGTAACAATCAAAGTGGGACTGTAAATAGCAATCTAAAGTTCACTTCCATTTTTTGCTTGGTGCCTCTTGACAGGCCCCGGAAGCGATGCTCTATTGCGCCCGGTTTGTGGCGGCAGAGTGATTTTCGGGCTGAACTTCGCCAGGCGTTCATTGAGTGCCCAATAGATTTCAGTTGTGGTTTTGTACACCCAGAACTGATTATTCCCCACAAACCCCCGTTTGTACTGATCCTGAACATTCCCCGGGTCGCTGGGTCACCCCCTGACTAAGCGACCCGGTTTTTTTTGCGTTGGTGGTTCAAATATCCTGCAAACGGTTGATCTACGGGGGCGTTCTCAAGGAAGGAGCACGATTTTCCCGTACGCGCCAGGCTCCATCACGGCCCGATGCGCCCGGGGCGCTTCCGCCAATGGCAGGCGCTGGCCGACCAATGGACGAAGCGTGCCGTTCGCCAACCCGGCGACAAGCGCAGCATGAATGGAGGCCAACTCGTGCTCAGGCGTGTTGAAAAGCACCATCCCAAGAATCGCGGCTTCGCGGCTCATCGCGTCGCGCGGGTTGACTTCAACTGCGCCACGACTCCCAATGACCACAACGCGTCCTCCGCGTGCCAGGACGGTCAAATCCTTGCCCAGATTCACGTTGGCCAGCATTTCAAGAATGACATCCACGCCGCGGTTCTCGGTCAGTGACATGACCTTGCTCAGGTAGTCAGGCGCCTGGTGATCCAGGACATGATGAGCGCCTTGCTCCAGGACCATCTTTCCCCCGCGCTCCGATCCGGCCGTGCCAATCACCCGGAGTCCGCTCGATCGAGCGATCTGGATCGCGGCTACCCCCACGCCACCGCTGGCCCCATGAATCAATACGGATTCCCCGGCGACTGCATGAGCGCGCTGGAAAAGCGCTCGATACGCCGTCGCGTAAGGAATGTTCACCGCCGCGCCCTGCTCGAAAGAAACATTCTCAGGCAAAGGATGCACCTGTTTCTCCGAGCAAAGCGCTAATTGCGCATAGGCTCC is part of the Verrucomicrobiota bacterium genome and harbors:
- a CDS encoding P-II family nitrogen regulator, with translation MKKIEAIIKPFKLDDVKEALSSVGIEGMTISEVKGFGRQKGHTEIYRGSEYTVDFLPKIKIEVVLQESEAAQAVDAIVKAAKTGKIGDGKVFVTSVENAIRIRTGETGEDAV
- a CDS encoding NADPH:quinone reductase, which produces MKAIRVSQTGGPEVLQLCDLPDPQPSDGQVLVRVQAAGVNPVETYIRSGKYGILPNLPYTPGSDAAGLVQAVGKGVTRVVPGSRVYTAGTMTGAYAQLALCSEKQVHPLPENVSFEQGAAVNIPYATAYRALFQRAHAVAGESVLIHGASGGVGVAAIQIARSSGLRVIGTAGSERGGKMVLEQGAHHVLDHQAPDYLSKVMSLTENRGVDVILEMLANVNLGKDLTVLARGGRVVVIGSRGAVEVNPRDAMSREAAILGMVLFNTPEHELASIHAALVAGLANGTLRPLVGQRLPLAEAPRAHRAVMEPGAYGKIVLLP